A stretch of Cupriavidus necator DNA encodes these proteins:
- the acs gene encoding acetate--CoA ligase yields MSAIESVMQEHRVFNPPEGFASQAAIPSMEAYQALCDEAERDYEGFWARHARELLHWTKPFTKVLDQSNAPFYKWFEDGELNASYNCLDRNLQNGNADKVAIVFEADDGSVTRVTYRELHGKVCRFANGLKALGIRKGDRVVIYMPMSVEGVVAMQACARLGATHSVVFGGFSAKSLQERLVDVGAVALITADEQMRGGKALPLKAIADDALALGGCEAVRNVIVYRRTGGKVAWTEGRDRWMEDVSAGQPDTCEAEPVSAEHPLFVLYTSGSTGKPKGVQHSTGGYLLWALMTMKWTFDIKPDDLFWCTADIGWVTGHTYIAYGPLAAGATQVVFEGVPTYPNAGRFWDMIARHKVSIFYTAPTAIRSLIKAAEADEKIHPKQYDLSSLRLLGTVGEPINPEAWMWYYKNIGNERCPIVDTFWQTETGGHMITPLPGATPLVPGSCTLPLPGIMAAIVDETGHDVPNGNGGILVVKRPWPAMIRTIWGDPERFRKSYFPEELGGKLYLAGDGSIRDKDTGYFTIMGRIDDVLNVSGHRMGTMEIESALVSNPLVAEAAVVGRPDDMTGEAICAFVVLKRSRPTGEEAVKIATELRNWVGKEIGPIAKPKDIRFGDNLPKTRSGKIMRRLLRSLAKGEEITQDTSTLENPAILEQLKQAQ; encoded by the coding sequence ATGTCCGCCATCGAATCGGTGATGCAAGAGCATCGCGTGTTCAACCCGCCCGAAGGCTTCGCCAGCCAGGCCGCGATCCCCAGCATGGAGGCCTACCAGGCGCTGTGCGACGAAGCCGAGCGTGACTATGAAGGTTTCTGGGCGCGCCACGCGCGCGAGCTGCTGCACTGGACCAAGCCCTTCACCAAGGTGCTGGACCAAAGCAACGCACCGTTCTACAAGTGGTTCGAAGACGGCGAGCTCAACGCCTCTTACAACTGCCTGGACCGCAATCTGCAGAACGGCAATGCGGACAAGGTCGCGATCGTGTTCGAGGCCGACGACGGCAGCGTGACGCGCGTCACCTACCGCGAGCTGCATGGCAAGGTGTGCCGCTTCGCCAACGGCCTGAAGGCGCTCGGCATCAGGAAGGGCGACCGCGTGGTGATCTACATGCCGATGTCGGTCGAAGGCGTGGTCGCGATGCAGGCCTGCGCACGCCTGGGCGCCACGCACTCGGTGGTGTTCGGCGGCTTCTCGGCCAAGTCGCTGCAGGAGCGGCTGGTGGACGTGGGCGCGGTGGCGCTGATCACCGCCGACGAGCAGATGCGCGGCGGCAAGGCGCTGCCGCTCAAGGCCATCGCCGATGACGCGCTGGCGCTGGGCGGCTGCGAGGCCGTCAGGAACGTGATCGTCTACCGCCGCACCGGCGGCAAGGTTGCCTGGACCGAAGGCCGCGACCGCTGGATGGAAGATGTCAGCGCCGGCCAGCCGGATACCTGCGAAGCCGAGCCGGTGAGCGCCGAGCACCCGCTGTTCGTGCTCTACACCTCCGGCTCCACCGGCAAGCCCAAGGGCGTGCAGCACAGCACCGGCGGCTACCTGCTGTGGGCGCTGATGACAATGAAGTGGACCTTCGACATCAAGCCCGACGACCTGTTCTGGTGTACCGCGGACATCGGCTGGGTCACCGGCCACACCTATATTGCCTACGGCCCGCTGGCCGCGGGCGCCACCCAGGTGGTGTTCGAAGGCGTGCCGACCTACCCCAACGCCGGCCGCTTCTGGGACATGATCGCGCGCCACAAGGTCAGCATCTTCTACACCGCGCCGACCGCGATCCGCTCGCTGATCAAGGCCGCCGAGGCCGACGAGAAGATCCACCCGAAACAGTACGACCTGTCCAGCCTGCGCCTGCTCGGCACCGTGGGCGAGCCGATCAACCCCGAAGCCTGGATGTGGTACTACAAGAACATCGGCAACGAGCGCTGCCCGATCGTCGACACCTTCTGGCAGACCGAGACCGGCGGCCACATGATCACGCCGCTGCCGGGCGCGACGCCGCTGGTGCCGGGTTCGTGCACGCTGCCGCTGCCGGGCATCATGGCCGCCATCGTCGACGAGACCGGCCATGACGTGCCCAACGGCAACGGCGGCATCCTGGTGGTCAAGCGTCCGTGGCCGGCCATGATCCGCACCATCTGGGGCGATCCGGAGCGCTTCAGGAAGAGCTACTTCCCCGAAGAGCTCGGCGGCAAGCTCTACCTGGCCGGCGACGGCTCGATCCGCGACAAGGACACCGGCTACTTCACCATCATGGGCCGCATCGACGACGTGCTGAACGTGTCGGGCCACCGCATGGGGACGATGGAGATCGAGTCCGCGCTGGTGTCCAACCCGCTGGTGGCTGAAGCCGCCGTGGTGGGCCGCCCCGACGACATGACCGGCGAGGCCATCTGCGCCTTCGTCGTGCTCAAGCGTTCGCGTCCGACTGGCGAAGAGGCCGTCAAGATCGCGACGGAGCTGCGCAACTGGGTCGGCAAGGAGATCGGCCCGATCGCCAAGCCCAAGGACATCCGCTTTGGCGACAACCTGCCCAAGACGCGCTCGGGCAAGATCATGCGGCGCCTGCTGCGGTCGCTGGCCAAGGGGGAGGAGATCACGCAGGACACCTCGACGCTGGAGAATCCGGCCATCCTGGAGCAGCTCAAGCAGGCGCAGTGA
- a CDS encoding CopD family protein, producing MIADPLFRFLHVAGVAVWVGGMFFAYLCLRPVAGTVLEPPPRLRLWRGVFARFFPWVWAAVIAILLSGAAMMAAVGMSAAPRNWHLMMGVGLVMTVIFCYVWFGPYRVLGRAVDAQDWPAAGAALNRIRQAVGTNLVLGLVNIAVATLGRWLA from the coding sequence ATGATTGCCGACCCGCTTTTCCGCTTCCTGCACGTTGCCGGCGTTGCCGTCTGGGTGGGCGGCATGTTCTTCGCCTACCTGTGCCTGCGGCCGGTGGCCGGCACCGTGCTGGAACCGCCGCCGCGGCTGCGGCTCTGGCGCGGCGTGTTTGCCCGCTTCTTCCCGTGGGTATGGGCGGCGGTGATCGCGATCCTGCTGAGCGGTGCGGCGATGATGGCGGCAGTGGGCATGTCCGCTGCCCCACGCAACTGGCACCTGATGATGGGCGTCGGCCTCGTCATGACGGTGATTTTCTGCTACGTGTGGTTTGGGCCGTATCGCGTGCTGGGCCGGGCCGTGGATGCCCAGGACTGGCCGGCCGCCGGTGCCGCGCTGAACCGCATCCGGCAGGCGGTGGGGACCAACCTGGTGCTCGGGCTGGTCAATATCGCCGTGGCCACGCTGGGGCGCTGGCTGGCCTGA
- a CDS encoding DMT family transporter, with amino-acid sequence MPANPSAFSPVYALFLVASMALVGSNVGLGKSIIAHVPVLLFALLRFVIAIVCLAPWYRPARMRRVSRGEWLNLFLQAFFGTFLFTLLMLNGVRLTSAMAAGVITSTIPATVAILSWLLLRERLSRRTVASVLLAMTGIAVLNIARGDAHGAGSGSQAWLGNLMIMGAVVCESIYVILSRRLTQTLAAIEICAYTHLIGGLLMLPLGLVPLLGFDASTVPTQTWLMLLWYALSASVFSFWLWMKGIRHVPAQLAGVFTSVLPVAAATYGIVFLGEQPGWPHGVALACVLAGIVLASWPGRIARGAWRGKAAGADPGAAG; translated from the coding sequence GTGCCCGCCAACCCTTCAGCATTCTCCCCGGTCTACGCCCTCTTCCTGGTTGCCTCGATGGCACTGGTCGGCAGCAACGTGGGCCTCGGCAAATCGATCATCGCGCATGTGCCGGTGCTGCTGTTCGCGCTGCTGCGTTTTGTCATTGCCATCGTCTGCCTGGCGCCCTGGTACCGGCCCGCGCGCATGCGCCGGGTCTCGCGCGGGGAATGGCTGAACCTGTTCCTGCAGGCGTTCTTCGGCACCTTCCTGTTTACGCTGCTGATGCTCAATGGCGTGCGGCTGACCAGCGCCATGGCGGCCGGCGTGATCACCAGCACCATCCCGGCCACGGTGGCGATCCTGTCGTGGCTGCTGCTGCGCGAACGGCTGTCGCGGCGCACGGTGGCATCGGTGCTGCTGGCGATGACCGGCATCGCCGTGCTGAATATCGCCCGGGGCGACGCGCACGGTGCCGGCAGCGGCAGCCAGGCATGGCTGGGCAACCTGATGATCATGGGCGCGGTGGTGTGCGAATCGATCTACGTGATCCTGTCGCGCCGGCTCACGCAGACGCTGGCCGCGATCGAGATCTGTGCCTACACGCATTTGATTGGCGGACTGCTGATGCTGCCGCTGGGGCTGGTGCCGCTGCTGGGCTTCGATGCGTCGACGGTGCCCACGCAGACCTGGCTGATGCTGCTGTGGTATGCGCTGTCGGCGAGCGTGTTCTCGTTCTGGCTGTGGATGAAGGGAATCCGCCATGTGCCGGCGCAGCTGGCGGGGGTGTTCACCTCGGTGCTGCCAGTGGCGGCTGCCACCTACGGCATCGTCTTCCTGGGCGAGCAGCCGGGCTGGCCGCATGGGGTGGCGCTGGCGTGCGTGCTGGCCGGGATCGTGCTGGCCAGCTGGCCGGGGCGGATCGCGCGCGGCGCGTGGCGCGGCAAGGCGGCCGGCGCCGATCCCGGCGCCGCGGGCTGA
- a CDS encoding YfiR family protein: MAPAPASALPSADSTRRPPLLRRALPALLAVTLAVLPAMLPPAVTAQPAPQRTDLVARVVFSLLGYARWPVERDPVRLCVDSTSRYSARLMEGGTLANGRPVRARQVDVLADMLHPACDALYIGAMNEARRKRLSGELTGRPVLVIAEEDFECEVGSMFCLNIRDQQVSFRVNLDTLARSGVHVHPGVLQLGRRKGAPS, translated from the coding sequence ATGGCTCCTGCCCCAGCCAGCGCCCTTCCCAGTGCCGATTCCACCCGACGTCCACCGCTGCTGCGCCGCGCCCTGCCGGCCCTGCTCGCCGTGACGCTGGCGGTGCTGCCGGCCATGCTGCCGCCGGCGGTGACGGCGCAGCCCGCGCCGCAGCGCACCGACCTGGTCGCGCGCGTGGTCTTCAGCCTGCTGGGGTATGCACGCTGGCCGGTTGAGCGCGACCCGGTGCGGCTGTGCGTGGACAGCACCAGCCGCTACTCCGCGCGGCTGATGGAAGGCGGCACGCTCGCCAACGGTCGCCCGGTGCGCGCGCGCCAGGTCGACGTGCTGGCCGACATGCTGCATCCGGCCTGCGATGCCCTCTACATCGGCGCCATGAACGAAGCCCGCCGCAAGCGGCTGTCGGGCGAGCTGACCGGCCGCCCTGTGCTGGTGATCGCCGAGGAAGACTTCGAGTGCGAGGTCGGCAGCATGTTCTGCCTGAACATCCGCGACCAGCAGGTCTCGTTCCGCGTCAACCTCGACACGCTCGCCCGCAGCGGCGTGCACGTGCACCCCGGCGTGCTGCAGCTGGGCCGCCGCAAGGGAGCGCCGTCATGA
- a CDS encoding YXWGXW repeat-containing protein, whose translation MTHRALRPAKVLLLAALLGSGLTFSAASMAQVSVNIAIGVPPPAPIYEVVPAPRSGYVWMPGYWDWDDHHHKHAWKKGRWERERPGYIYESPRWIQSRDGWVLVPGRWDQGGYKDKGQKDKGHKDKGYHCPPGHAKKGEC comes from the coding sequence ATGACACATCGCGCGCTCCGGCCGGCCAAGGTCCTCCTGCTGGCGGCCCTGCTGGGTTCCGGCCTGACGTTCAGTGCGGCGTCGATGGCCCAGGTGTCGGTCAATATTGCCATCGGCGTACCACCGCCGGCCCCGATCTACGAGGTCGTGCCCGCACCGCGCTCCGGCTATGTCTGGATGCCGGGCTACTGGGACTGGGATGATCACCACCACAAGCACGCCTGGAAGAAGGGGCGCTGGGAACGTGAACGCCCCGGCTATATCTATGAGTCGCCGCGCTGGATCCAGTCGCGCGACGGCTGGGTGCTGGTGCCGGGTCGCTGGGACCAGGGCGGGTACAAGGACAAGGGGCAGAAGGATAAGGGCCACAAGGACAAGGGCTATCACTGCCCACCCGGCCACGCCAAGAAGGGCGAGTGCTGA
- a CDS encoding VC_2705 family sodium/solute symporter gives MPEAQSRFRRRLLLYYGLFTLGLFGFVGMMGLLEKSNADALWLGYVFLFITIAIYACIGLICRTSDLNEYYVASRRVPALFNGMAIAADWMSAASFIGLAGILFASGYEGLAYVMGWTGGYCLVAFLLAPYLRKYGGYTIPDFLAARYGNGKPGGNLPVRAIAVLAASLCSFVYLVAQIQGVGLVVTRFIGVEFAVGIFFGLAGILVCSFLGGMRAVTWTQVAQYIMMIVAFLVTVSMIAWKHHHEALPQLSYGTLLSQLDAREQQLEREPAEQAVREYYRQQAILLQERIARLPDSFAQERDALDARLQDLRTRNAPLRDIKSLERERLEFPRDPAAAQQQWNQQRADALARSRHSLSSTEPYPAASEQERKTKRLNFVLLVFCLMVGTASLPHILTRLYTTPSVKETRNSVAWAVFFIALLYVSAPTLAALVKFEFFQHLVGTPYAELPQWVVQWRKVDPPVFGIRDVNGDGIVQWAEILLQPDMIVLAAPEIAGLPYVISGLIAAGALAAALSTADGLLLTIANALSHDVFYHMVDRQASHQRRVTTAKIVLLGVALFASYVTSLRPGNILFLVGAAFSLAASSFFPVLVLGIFWRRTTAAGAVAGMAAGLGVAVYYIIVNYPFFTRMTGIFGNRWFGVDPIASGAFGVPAGFAVAIIVSLLTPRNAPVIDRLVSYLRKG, from the coding sequence ATGCCTGAAGCCCAGTCGCGCTTTCGCCGACGGTTGCTGCTGTACTACGGCCTGTTCACGCTAGGGTTGTTCGGCTTCGTCGGCATGATGGGGCTGCTTGAAAAGTCCAATGCCGATGCGCTGTGGCTCGGCTACGTCTTCCTCTTCATCACCATCGCGATCTATGCCTGCATCGGCCTGATCTGCCGCACCTCTGACCTGAACGAGTACTACGTTGCCTCGCGGCGCGTGCCGGCGCTGTTCAACGGCATGGCGATTGCCGCCGACTGGATGAGCGCGGCGTCCTTCATCGGCCTGGCCGGCATCCTGTTTGCCTCGGGCTACGAAGGGCTGGCCTATGTGATGGGCTGGACCGGCGGCTACTGCCTGGTGGCCTTCCTGCTGGCGCCGTACCTACGCAAGTACGGCGGCTACACCATTCCCGATTTCCTCGCGGCGCGCTACGGCAACGGCAAGCCCGGCGGCAACCTGCCAGTGCGCGCGATCGCGGTGCTGGCGGCCTCGCTCTGCTCCTTCGTCTACCTGGTTGCGCAGATCCAGGGCGTGGGGCTGGTGGTGACGCGCTTTATCGGCGTGGAGTTTGCCGTCGGCATCTTCTTCGGGCTGGCCGGCATCCTGGTGTGCTCGTTCCTGGGCGGCATGCGCGCGGTCACATGGACGCAGGTGGCGCAGTACATCATGATGATCGTCGCCTTCCTGGTCACGGTATCGATGATCGCGTGGAAGCATCACCACGAAGCGTTGCCGCAGCTCAGCTACGGCACGCTGCTGTCGCAACTCGACGCGCGCGAGCAGCAGCTGGAGCGCGAGCCGGCCGAGCAGGCCGTGCGCGAGTACTACCGGCAGCAGGCCATCCTGCTGCAGGAGCGCATCGCCCGGCTGCCCGATTCCTTTGCCCAGGAGCGTGACGCGCTCGACGCGCGGCTGCAGGACCTGCGCACGCGCAATGCCCCGCTGCGCGACATCAAGTCGCTGGAGCGCGAACGGCTGGAATTCCCGCGCGACCCCGCGGCGGCACAGCAGCAGTGGAACCAGCAGCGGGCAGACGCACTGGCCCGCAGCCGCCATTCGCTGTCATCGACCGAACCCTATCCCGCGGCATCGGAGCAGGAGCGCAAGACCAAGCGGCTGAATTTTGTCCTGCTGGTGTTCTGCCTGATGGTCGGCACCGCCAGCCTGCCGCACATCCTGACGCGGCTCTACACCACCCCGTCGGTCAAGGAAACGCGCAACTCCGTGGCCTGGGCCGTGTTCTTCATCGCCTTGCTGTACGTGTCCGCGCCCACGCTGGCAGCGTTGGTCAAATTCGAGTTCTTCCAGCACCTGGTGGGAACCCCCTACGCCGAATTGCCGCAGTGGGTGGTGCAATGGCGCAAGGTCGATCCACCCGTGTTCGGCATCCGCGATGTCAACGGCGACGGCATCGTGCAATGGGCCGAGATCCTGCTCCAGCCCGACATGATCGTGCTGGCCGCCCCGGAAATCGCCGGCCTGCCATACGTGATCTCCGGCCTGATCGCCGCCGGCGCCCTGGCCGCGGCGCTGTCCACCGCCGACGGCCTGTTGCTGACCATCGCCAATGCGCTCTCGCACGACGTCTTCTATCACATGGTCGACCGCCAGGCGAGCCACCAGCGGCGCGTCACCACCGCCAAGATCGTGTTGCTGGGCGTGGCGCTTTTTGCCTCCTACGTCACATCGCTGCGCCCCGGCAATATCCTCTTCCTGGTCGGCGCTGCGTTCTCGCTGGCCGCCTCCAGCTTCTTTCCGGTACTGGTCCTCGGCATCTTCTGGCGCCGCACCACCGCCGCCGGCGCAGTCGCCGGCATGGCCGCCGGGCTGGGCGTGGCGGTCTACTACATCATCGTCAACTACCCGTTCTTCACCCGCATGACCGGCATCTTCGGCAACCGCTGGTTCGGCGTCGACCCGATCGCCTCCGGCGCCTTCGGTGTGCCGGCGGGCTTCGCCGTGGCCATCATCGTCAGCCTGCTGACGCCACGCAATGCACCGGTGATCGACCGGCTGGTGAGCTACCTGCGCAAGGGGTAG
- a CDS encoding lysozyme inhibitor LprI family protein — protein MRVIACLAVLGLAMAGAPARAEQGNGLSAEYERCMAKAISTADILGCAAVETRVQDVALNSAYQGLLRRLEAPRTGQLRVAQRAWLEFRQANCAYVANPAGGTAARVAGATCMARMSAARVRELRDFATEAAAR, from the coding sequence ATGCGCGTCATCGCATGTCTTGCCGTCCTTGGCCTTGCAATGGCGGGCGCACCGGCCCGCGCCGAGCAAGGCAATGGCCTGAGCGCTGAATATGAACGCTGCATGGCCAAGGCCATCTCGACTGCCGACATCCTCGGCTGCGCTGCGGTCGAAACACGGGTCCAGGACGTGGCGCTGAACAGCGCCTATCAAGGCTTGCTGCGGCGGCTGGAAGCGCCGCGCACCGGCCAGTTGCGGGTGGCGCAGCGTGCCTGGCTGGAATTCCGCCAGGCCAATTGCGCCTATGTGGCCAATCCGGCCGGCGGCACGGCCGCGCGCGTGGCCGGAGCGACCTGCATGGCCCGCATGAGCGCCGCGCGGGTGCGCGAATTGCGTGACTTCGCCACCGAGGCCGCCGCCCGGTGA
- a CDS encoding GNAT family N-acetyltransferase, whose protein sequence is MTKLTFQLEIRPALPADAQAVEAILTDTYLGTWKPQLTAAAAAAFERQGKTRSYVEARLQAFRVACVDGVPAAMVDWENNFVWALHVGRAWQRMGLGGALLAHAEGEIARAGHCEARLETDTFNVQSRSFYRRHGYAEIDFYPDESWDSGFTTVLLSKALPPA, encoded by the coding sequence ATGACCAAACTCACCTTCCAACTCGAAATCCGCCCCGCCTTGCCCGCAGACGCGCAAGCGGTGGAAGCCATCCTGACCGACACCTACCTCGGCACCTGGAAGCCGCAATTGACAGCCGCCGCGGCAGCTGCCTTTGAACGGCAAGGCAAGACCCGAAGCTACGTCGAAGCGCGCCTGCAAGCATTCCGCGTAGCCTGCGTGGATGGCGTGCCCGCCGCGATGGTGGATTGGGAAAACAATTTTGTCTGGGCCCTGCATGTCGGGCGGGCATGGCAACGCATGGGGCTGGGCGGGGCGCTGCTGGCCCATGCCGAAGGCGAGATTGCCCGCGCCGGGCATTGCGAGGCGAGGCTGGAGACGGACACATTCAACGTGCAAAGCCGCTCGTTCTACCGGCGCCATGGTTATGCCGAGATCGATTTCTATCCCGACGAAAGCTGGGACAGCGGCTTTACCACTGTGCTGCTGTCGAAAGCGCTGCCGCCAGCCTGA
- a CDS encoding TIGR00645 family protein: MASNPMTRPQTMRPIPSIIFASRWLQLPLYLGLIVAQGVYVYHFLVEVWHLLAHVTEFDENKIMLVVLGLIDVVMISNLLIMVIVGGYETFVSRLGIDNHPDEPEWLDHVNAGVLKVKLSMALIGISSIHLLKTFIDAEQRTTHTIMWQVAIHIAFLLSAVAMAWVDRMVSHPAGAAAKH, translated from the coding sequence ATGGCTTCCAATCCAATGACCAGGCCGCAGACCATGCGGCCGATCCCGAGCATCATCTTCGCGTCGCGCTGGCTGCAGTTGCCGCTTTACCTGGGCCTGATCGTGGCCCAGGGCGTCTATGTCTACCACTTCCTGGTCGAGGTCTGGCATCTGCTGGCGCATGTGACCGAGTTCGACGAGAACAAGATCATGCTGGTGGTGCTGGGCCTGATCGACGTGGTGATGATCTCCAACCTGCTGATCATGGTGATCGTGGGCGGCTATGAGACCTTTGTCTCGCGCCTGGGCATCGACAACCACCCGGACGAGCCGGAATGGCTGGACCACGTCAACGCCGGGGTGCTCAAGGTCAAGCTGTCGATGGCGCTGATCGGGATTTCGTCGATCCACCTGCTCAAGACCTTTATCGATGCCGAGCAACGGACCACGCACACCATCATGTGGCAGGTGGCCATCCATATTGCCTTCCTGCTGTCGGCAGTCGCCATGGCCTGGGTGGACCGGATGGTGTCGCACCCGGCCGGCGCAGCTGCCAAGCACTAA
- a CDS encoding OmpA family protein, giving the protein MPERLTPPCWKSLWKLWLAAVVLAGLSLAGCQTAPPATGLSPAQVAVLKQEGFALTDEGWELGLSDKLLFGFNEDLIDAERAANVQRLGRALKGAGIERLRVDGHTDDAGSAEYNQSLSVRRAEAVARLLAGAGFAPENIEVRGRGKSRPVADNRTAAGRSENRRVAIVVSVE; this is encoded by the coding sequence ATGCCCGAACGCCTGACCCCGCCCTGCTGGAAGTCCCTGTGGAAACTCTGGCTCGCCGCCGTCGTGCTGGCGGGGCTGTCGCTGGCCGGCTGCCAGACCGCGCCGCCCGCCACCGGGCTGTCTCCGGCCCAGGTCGCGGTGCTGAAGCAGGAAGGCTTCGCCCTGACCGATGAAGGCTGGGAACTCGGCTTGTCAGACAAGCTGCTGTTCGGATTCAATGAGGACCTGATCGACGCTGAGCGCGCCGCCAATGTGCAGCGCCTCGGGCGGGCGCTGAAGGGCGCGGGCATCGAGCGCCTGCGCGTGGATGGCCACACCGACGACGCGGGCTCGGCCGAATACAACCAGTCGCTGTCAGTGCGGCGCGCCGAAGCGGTGGCAAGGCTGCTGGCGGGCGCCGGCTTTGCGCCGGAAAACATCGAAGTTCGCGGACGGGGCAAGAGCCGCCCAGTGGCCGACAACCGCACCGCCGCCGGACGCAGCGAGAACCGGCGCGTCGCCATCGTCGTATCGGTCGAGTAG
- a CDS encoding D-amino acid aminotransferase: MSEPIVHLNGTLTPLSEARIPVLDRGFIFGDGIYEVIPYYNGKPFRADQHLARLHRSLEGIGIPDPYSAGQWLELVGEVVEANGLSDQLVYIQVSRGVAKRTHAFPKEVVPTVLIMTNPMALPSAQMLEQGVACVTMEDRRWLNCQIKSTSLLGNVLAAQHAVEHGVIEAIQFRDGWLTEASASNVWVVRDGRVMAPPKDNLILEGIRYGFMEEVCAALGIALEARRIAKEEVFAADEVMLSSASKELLPVVTIDGRAIGKGVPGPVFGRLYAAYQAAKAAL, encoded by the coding sequence ATGTCCGAACCCATCGTTCACCTCAACGGCACCCTGACCCCTCTCTCCGAAGCCCGCATCCCCGTCCTCGACCGCGGCTTCATCTTTGGCGATGGCATCTACGAAGTCATCCCTTACTACAACGGCAAGCCATTCCGCGCGGACCAGCATCTGGCCCGCCTGCACCGCAGCCTGGAGGGCATCGGGATTCCCGATCCATACAGCGCCGGGCAGTGGCTGGAGCTGGTCGGCGAGGTGGTCGAGGCCAACGGCCTGTCGGACCAGCTGGTCTACATCCAGGTGTCGCGCGGCGTCGCCAAGCGCACGCATGCGTTTCCGAAGGAGGTCGTGCCGACGGTGCTGATCATGACCAACCCGATGGCGTTGCCGTCGGCGCAGATGCTTGAGCAGGGCGTGGCGTGCGTGACGATGGAGGACCGGCGCTGGCTGAACTGCCAGATCAAGTCGACGTCGCTGCTGGGCAACGTGCTGGCGGCGCAGCATGCGGTGGAGCACGGCGTGATCGAGGCGATCCAGTTCCGGGATGGCTGGCTGACCGAGGCGTCGGCGTCTAATGTGTGGGTGGTGCGCGATGGCCGCGTGATGGCGCCGCCCAAGGACAACCTGATCCTGGAAGGCATCCGCTACGGGTTCATGGAAGAGGTCTGTGCCGCGCTGGGGATTGCGCTGGAGGCGCGCCGCATTGCGAAGGAAGAGGTGTTCGCCGCCGATGAGGTGATGCTGTCGTCGGCCAGCAAGGAGCTGCTGCCAGTGGTGACCATCGATGGCCGCGCCATCGGCAAGGGGGTGCCGGGGCCGGTCTTTGGCCGGCTTTACGCTGCGTACCAGGCTGCCAAGGCTGCGCTTTGA
- a CDS encoding diguanylate cyclase domain-containing protein: MSAHQPARGNGARPTLYSVLRRIHLGVALIAVFTAGVSLTALGLTALRVYADHNVRLVARSIAYTLEAPVVFRDQAATGETLAAIAASEDIARATVYDHGNHVLAEWQRPGQAPLTGLRHVLSEWLSMGVVEQPILHQTQQVGMLRVSGDPRNLLHFLLRGALGLLGCLLLTAVGAHYLASRLLVQIVEPLRNLMRVAHAVRSKRDFAQRTPPASIAELNALSEDFNGLLDELQTWQNQMQHENRSLAHRANHDALTGLLNRAAFVEALEHAVRHAAANDEYAAVLYLDSDDFKNINDRHGHAAGDAVLVAVAQRIRASLRAGDTVARIGGDEFAVLAAALRAPRDAIHIAEHILQAMSAPIDLPDGSTVQASLSIGLAVFPVHAQGSQALLHAADAAMYGAKRRSGGTWQSAEPRLDVTQ; the protein is encoded by the coding sequence ATGAGCGCCCACCAGCCGGCGCGCGGCAACGGCGCCCGCCCCACCCTCTACAGCGTGCTGCGCCGGATCCACCTGGGCGTGGCGCTGATCGCGGTATTTACTGCCGGGGTATCGCTGACCGCCCTCGGCCTGACCGCACTGCGCGTCTATGCCGACCACAACGTGCGGCTGGTGGCCCGCTCGATCGCCTACACCCTGGAGGCGCCGGTCGTATTCCGCGACCAGGCGGCCACCGGCGAGACACTGGCGGCCATCGCCGCGTCCGAGGACATCGCGCGCGCCACCGTCTACGACCACGGCAACCACGTGCTGGCCGAATGGCAGCGCCCCGGCCAGGCGCCACTGACCGGCTTGCGCCACGTGCTGAGCGAGTGGCTGAGCATGGGGGTCGTGGAACAACCGATCCTGCACCAGACGCAACAGGTCGGCATGCTGCGCGTCAGTGGCGATCCCCGCAACCTGCTGCATTTCCTGCTGCGCGGCGCGCTCGGCCTGCTTGGCTGCCTGCTGCTGACCGCCGTCGGCGCCCACTACCTGGCCAGCCGGCTGCTGGTGCAGATCGTCGAGCCGCTGCGCAACCTGATGCGCGTGGCGCACGCGGTGCGTTCCAAGCGCGATTTCGCGCAGCGCACGCCGCCGGCCAGCATCGCGGAACTCAATGCCCTCAGCGAGGACTTCAACGGCCTGCTGGACGAACTGCAGACCTGGCAGAACCAGATGCAGCACGAGAACCGCTCGCTCGCCCACCGCGCCAACCACGATGCGCTGACCGGCCTGCTCAACCGCGCCGCCTTCGTCGAAGCGCTGGAGCACGCTGTGCGCCATGCCGCTGCCAACGACGAATACGCGGCCGTGCTGTACCTGGACAGTGACGATTTCAAGAACATCAACGACCGCCACGGCCATGCCGCCGGCGATGCCGTGCTGGTGGCCGTGGCCCAGCGCATCCGCGCCAGCCTGCGCGCCGGCGACACCGTGGCACGCATCGGCGGCGACGAATTCGCCGTGCTGGCCGCAGCGCTGCGCGCGCCGCGCGACGCCATCCATATCGCCGAGCATATCCTGCAGGCGATGTCCGCCCCGATCGACCTGCCCGACGGCAGCACGGTGCAGGCGTCGCTCAGCATCGGCCTGGCCGTCTTCCCTGTCCACGCGCAAGGCAGCCAGGCGCTGCTGCACGCGGCCGACGCCGCCATGTACGGCGCCAAGCGGCGCTCCGGCGGCACTTGGCAAAGCGCCGAGCCGCGCCTGGACGTCACGCAATGA